A window of the Falco rusticolus isolate bFalRus1 chromosome 1, bFalRus1.pri, whole genome shotgun sequence genome harbors these coding sequences:
- the OXT gene encoding oxytocin-neurophysin 1, producing MPCKAFAICLLGLLALSSACYIQNCPIGGKRAVLDMDIRKCMPCGPRNKGHCFGPTICCGEELGCYIGTSETLRCQEENFLPTPCESGHKPCGSSGGSCAAPGICCSSGESSTRAVSHLGPWSAGSSHM from the exons ATGCCCTGCAAGGCATTCGCCATCTGCCTCCTGGGGCTCCTGGCTCTCTCCTCCGCTTGCTACATCCAGAACTGCCCTATCGGGGGCAAACGCGCAGTCCTGGACATGGACATCAGGAAG TGCATGCCCTGTGGTCCCAGGAACAAAGGCCACTGCTTCGGGCCCACCATCTGCTGCGGAGAAGAGCTGGGCTGTTACATCGGCACGTCCGAAACCCTGCGGTGCCAGGAGGAAAACTTCTTGCCGACGCCCTGCGAGTCTGGACACAAACCCTGCGGCAGCAGCGGAGGGAGCTGCGCGGCCCCCggcatctgctgcagcagcggtgagagcagcaccagggctgtgTCCCACCTGGGACCCTGGTCAGCGGGGTCCTCACACATGTGA